In Nocardioides sp. zg-1228, a single window of DNA contains:
- a CDS encoding ATP-binding cassette domain-containing protein: protein MISVEHLTQHYGRFTAVDNVSFTAATGRVTGFLGPNGAGKSTTMRIMVGLTRPSAGRATIAGHDYRDLANPGLEVGVLLDASAQHAGRTGREILAVAAHTMGLPRSRVTETLARVGLTDDEAQRRVRNYSLGMRQRLGLATALIGDPQVLILDEPANGLDPAGIRWMRDLLRGFADDGGTVLLSSHLLHEIEVIADDLVVIGQGRIVAEGSKADLLAAAGTLVRTADVDRLARALHEAAVVTTPVDGGLRADADPELVGETAHRAGVALHELRPADGAGLEEMFLQLTAQTSRDETALEGAAA, encoded by the coding sequence ATGATCAGCGTCGAGCACCTCACCCAGCACTACGGCCGGTTCACGGCCGTCGACAACGTCTCCTTCACGGCCGCGACGGGCCGGGTCACCGGCTTCCTCGGCCCCAACGGCGCCGGCAAGTCCACGACCATGCGGATCATGGTCGGCCTGACCCGGCCCAGCGCCGGCCGAGCCACCATCGCCGGGCACGACTACCGCGACCTGGCCAACCCGGGCCTCGAGGTCGGCGTCCTGCTGGACGCGTCCGCCCAGCACGCCGGTCGCACCGGACGCGAGATCCTGGCGGTCGCCGCCCACACGATGGGTCTGCCCCGGTCCCGCGTCACCGAGACGCTCGCCCGTGTCGGTCTGACCGACGACGAGGCCCAGCGCCGCGTCCGCAACTACTCCCTCGGCATGCGCCAGCGCCTCGGCCTCGCCACCGCCCTCATCGGCGACCCGCAGGTGCTGATCCTCGACGAGCCCGCCAACGGCCTCGACCCGGCCGGCATCCGGTGGATGCGCGACCTGCTGCGCGGCTTCGCCGACGACGGCGGCACCGTGCTGCTGTCGTCGCACCTGCTGCACGAGATCGAGGTCATCGCCGACGACCTCGTCGTCATCGGCCAGGGTCGCATCGTCGCCGAGGGGAGCAAGGCCGACCTGCTGGCCGCGGCCGGCACGCTCGTGCGCACCGCCGACGTCGACCGACTGGCCCGTGCCCTGCACGAGGCGGCGGTCGTCACCACCCCCGTCGACGGCGGCCTGCGCGCCGACGCCGACCCCGAGCTCGTGGGCGAGACCGCGCACCGTGCCGGCGTCGCGCTGCACGAGCTGCGCCCCGCCGACGGCGCCGGCCTGGAGGAGATGTTCCTCCAGCTCACCGCCCAGACCTCGCGCGACGAGACCGCCCTCGAAGGAGCAGCAGCATGA
- a CDS encoding isochorismatase family protein, giving the protein MHPDAWLVVIDPQRIFADPASPWGSAMFPDIVEPVRRLAAAAGERTVVTRWVPARDPQGSWRAYLDAWPFADVPDDDPLLDLVPEAHGLSDVVVSLPTFGKWGPELAAVTGPVPHLVLTGVSTDCCVVSTALAAADAGATVTVVTDGCAGSSADNQRAALQVMDLYPPQITLATTDEVLGS; this is encoded by the coding sequence ATGCACCCGGACGCCTGGCTGGTCGTCATCGACCCGCAGCGGATCTTCGCCGACCCCGCGAGCCCGTGGGGCTCGGCCATGTTCCCCGACATCGTGGAGCCCGTACGACGACTCGCGGCCGCCGCGGGCGAGCGCACCGTCGTCACCCGCTGGGTGCCTGCCCGCGACCCGCAGGGCAGCTGGCGCGCCTACCTCGACGCCTGGCCGTTCGCCGACGTCCCCGACGACGACCCGCTGCTCGACCTGGTCCCGGAGGCGCACGGCCTGAGCGACGTCGTCGTCTCGTTGCCGACCTTCGGCAAGTGGGGTCCCGAGCTCGCCGCCGTCACCGGCCCCGTGCCCCACCTCGTCCTCACCGGCGTGAGCACCGACTGCTGCGTGGTGTCGACCGCGCTCGCCGCGGCCGACGCCGGCGCCACGGTCACCGTCGTCACCGACGGCTGCGCCGGGTCCTCGGCCGACAACCAGCGCGCGGCCCTGCAGGTGATGGACCTCTACCCGCCCCAGATCACCCTGGCCACGACCGACGAGGTCCTCGGGTCGTGA
- a CDS encoding pyridoxal phosphate-dependent aminotransferase, which yields MIARRLASVPPTVFSEMSALAVRTGALNLGQGFPDVDGPASVIAAAQEALRSGANQYAPGIGVPELRAAIARHQQRHYGLDIDPDREVVVTTGCTEAIAATLLALVDPGDEVVVLEPYYDSYVAVLEMCGARRRPVTLRAPDFRPDLDELRAAITRDTRLVLLNTPHNPTGTVLTREELQVVADLAVEHDVIVVTDEVYEHLVFDDARSAEGHVPISTLPGMGERTLTLSSVGKSYSLTGWKVGWATGPAHLVQAVLAAKQWLTFTSGAPLQPAVAHALDHEPDWPRELARDLQRRRDLLCDGLTAAGLAPRVPEGTYFATTDVSHLGWPDGRALCLALPELAGVVAIPAQAFYDDAEAGRQLVRWAFCKQPDVISEGVRRLAAADLSR from the coding sequence ATGATCGCCCGCCGACTCGCCTCCGTCCCGCCGACCGTGTTCAGCGAGATGTCGGCGCTCGCGGTGCGCACCGGTGCGCTCAACCTCGGCCAGGGGTTCCCCGACGTCGACGGTCCGGCCTCGGTCATCGCCGCGGCCCAGGAGGCGCTGCGGTCGGGCGCCAACCAGTACGCCCCCGGGATCGGCGTGCCCGAGCTCCGGGCCGCGATCGCGCGGCACCAGCAGCGCCACTACGGACTCGACATCGACCCCGACCGGGAGGTCGTCGTGACGACGGGGTGCACCGAGGCGATCGCCGCCACGCTGCTGGCGCTCGTCGACCCGGGCGACGAGGTCGTCGTGCTGGAGCCCTACTACGACTCCTACGTCGCCGTGCTGGAGATGTGCGGTGCGCGGCGGCGACCGGTGACCCTCCGGGCTCCGGACTTCCGGCCCGACCTCGACGAGCTGCGGGCCGCGATCACCCGCGACACCCGGCTGGTGCTGCTCAACACCCCGCACAACCCCACCGGCACGGTCCTCACCCGCGAGGAGCTGCAGGTGGTCGCCGACCTGGCCGTCGAGCACGACGTGATCGTGGTGACCGACGAGGTCTACGAGCACCTGGTCTTCGACGACGCCCGATCCGCCGAGGGGCACGTGCCGATCTCGACCCTGCCCGGCATGGGGGAGCGCACCCTGACGCTGTCGAGCGTGGGGAAGTCCTACAGCCTCACCGGCTGGAAGGTCGGCTGGGCCACCGGCCCCGCCCACCTGGTGCAGGCCGTGCTGGCCGCCAAGCAGTGGCTCACCTTCACCTCCGGCGCGCCCCTCCAGCCCGCCGTCGCCCACGCGCTCGACCACGAGCCCGACTGGCCGCGCGAGCTCGCCCGAGACCTGCAACGTCGCCGCGACCTGCTCTGCGACGGGCTCACCGCGGCCGGGCTGGCGCCGCGGGTGCCCGAGGGCACCTACTTCGCCACGACCGACGTGAGCCACCTCGGCTGGCCGGACGGGCGGGCCCTCTGCCTCGCGCTGCCCGAGCTCGCCGGCGTCGTCGCGATCCCGGCGCAGGCGTTCTACGACGACGCCGAGGCGGGACGCCAGCTGGTGCGCTGGGCGTTCTGCAAGCAGCCCGACGTGATCAGCGAGGGCGTACGCCGGCTCGCGGCCGCCGACCTGTCGCGCTGA
- a CDS encoding YihY/virulence factor BrkB family protein, with the protein MTQRSDSAPGEHTSEERETAPEPDAPGKPDSPDDLAKPTWGYVLRKTVREFLDDQCTDVAAALTYYSILALFPAAIAMLSLVGLVGQQQKTVDTLLQILSDIGASSAADTLEPTLTELAGNQGAGLALVIGLATALWSASGYVGAFGRGMNRIYEIDEGRPIWKLRPTVLLVTLVTVVLAAVVAVGLVLTGPAAEAVGRAIGLESAAVTVWSIAKWPVLLAVVVLIVALLYYATPNVKQPKLRWISIGAVVAIVVWVLASAAFGFYVANFSSYDKTYGSLAGVIAFLLWLWITNLALLFGAELDAELERGRQLQAGIAAEEVLQLPPRDTRKSDKAAEKARKDVEKGRRLRESGGRRT; encoded by the coding sequence AGGAGCGGGAGACCGCCCCCGAGCCCGACGCACCCGGCAAGCCCGACTCGCCCGACGACCTGGCCAAGCCCACGTGGGGCTACGTGCTGCGCAAGACGGTCCGCGAGTTCCTCGACGACCAGTGCACCGACGTCGCGGCGGCACTGACCTACTACTCCATCCTCGCCCTGTTCCCGGCCGCGATCGCGATGCTCTCGCTGGTCGGCCTCGTCGGCCAGCAGCAGAAGACGGTCGACACGCTCCTGCAGATCCTGAGCGACATCGGTGCCTCCTCGGCCGCCGACACCCTCGAGCCGACGCTGACCGAGCTCGCCGGCAACCAGGGCGCCGGTCTGGCGCTGGTGATCGGCCTCGCCACCGCGCTGTGGTCGGCCTCGGGCTACGTCGGCGCGTTCGGACGCGGCATGAACCGGATCTACGAGATCGACGAGGGCCGCCCGATCTGGAAGCTGCGCCCGACCGTCCTCCTCGTCACGCTGGTGACCGTCGTGCTCGCCGCCGTCGTCGCGGTCGGGCTGGTGCTGACCGGCCCGGCCGCGGAGGCGGTCGGCCGCGCGATCGGGTTGGAGTCGGCAGCGGTCACGGTGTGGAGCATCGCGAAGTGGCCGGTGCTCCTGGCGGTCGTCGTGCTCATCGTGGCGCTGCTCTACTACGCCACTCCCAACGTGAAGCAGCCGAAGCTCCGCTGGATCAGCATCGGCGCGGTCGTCGCGATCGTGGTGTGGGTGCTGGCGTCGGCGGCGTTCGGGTTCTACGTCGCCAACTTCTCCAGCTATGACAAGACCTACGGCTCGCTCGCCGGCGTCATCGCGTTCCTGCTGTGGCTGTGGATCACCAACCTGGCGCTGCTCTTCGGTGCCGAGCTCGACGCCGAGCTCGAGCGCGGACGACAGCTCCAAGCGGGCATCGCCGCGGAGGAGGTGCTGCAGCTGCCCCCGCGCGACACCCGCAAGTCGGACAAGGCCGCCGAGAAGGCGCGCAAGGACGTCGAGAAGGGCCGGCGGCTGCGCGAGTCGGGCGGCCGCCGCACCTAG
- a CDS encoding PfkB family carbohydrate kinase → MSRVIHTGQALVDVVVEVPDLPARGQNVMAVSTADYAGGAVTVLAAAARFGAECVHAGAHGTGPHGDLVRAALAAEGITASAPPVAGLDTGICVVMLEPSAERTFVTTLGAERRISVESLGTSEPRPGDLVCVTGFSLALDSTRDPLLAWLPTLDPDVVVVLDPGAAFAGLSEQVRAAMLAVTDVWTSNAEEAEHLLHAVGAEAPGDLTGRTAAIAPLLRGAAVAIVRDGPAGCAVHVDGATTYVPGFPQEPVDTNGAGDTHTGALLAEVVAGTPWVEGCRRANAAAAIKVTRRGPESAPTAAEVDAFLARGGQGAGPATGRATGRATG, encoded by the coding sequence GTGAGCCGGGTCATCCACACCGGTCAGGCGCTCGTCGACGTGGTCGTGGAGGTGCCCGACCTCCCCGCACGTGGCCAGAACGTCATGGCCGTCTCGACCGCCGACTACGCCGGGGGCGCGGTGACGGTGCTCGCGGCGGCGGCGCGCTTCGGCGCGGAGTGCGTCCACGCCGGCGCCCACGGCACCGGCCCGCACGGCGACCTGGTCCGGGCGGCGCTGGCCGCCGAGGGGATCACCGCCTCCGCTCCCCCGGTGGCCGGGCTCGACACCGGCATCTGCGTGGTGATGCTCGAGCCGAGCGCCGAGCGGACGTTCGTGACCACCCTGGGCGCCGAGCGCCGGATCAGCGTGGAGTCGCTGGGCACCTCCGAGCCGCGTCCCGGCGACCTGGTGTGCGTCACCGGCTTCTCGCTCGCCCTCGACAGCACGCGCGACCCGCTGCTGGCCTGGTTGCCCACCCTGGACCCCGACGTGGTCGTGGTGCTCGACCCGGGGGCGGCGTTCGCGGGGCTCTCGGAGCAGGTGCGCGCCGCGATGCTCGCGGTGACCGACGTCTGGACGAGCAACGCCGAGGAGGCCGAGCACCTGCTCCACGCCGTGGGGGCGGAGGCGCCGGGCGACCTCACCGGCCGCACCGCCGCCATCGCTCCCCTGCTGCGGGGCGCCGCCGTCGCCATCGTCCGCGACGGACCGGCGGGCTGCGCCGTGCACGTCGACGGCGCGACGACCTACGTCCCGGGCTTCCCGCAGGAGCCGGTCGACACCAACGGCGCGGGTGACACCCACACCGGCGCGCTCCTGGCCGAGGTGGTGGCCGGCACGCCGTGGGTCGAGGGCTGCCGCCGGGCCAACGCGGCCGCGGCGATCAAGGTCACCCGGCGCGGCCCCGAGTCGGCACCGACCGCCGCCGAGGTCGACGCGTTCCTGGCCCGCGGCGGGCAGGGAGCCGGCCCGGCGACGGGTCGGGCGACGGGCCGGGCAACGGGCTAG
- a CDS encoding LuxR C-terminal-related transcriptional regulator: MTITAIDRRRESPPGWGAVLSPRETEVLRLIAQGRTNAEIAADLFISVPTVKTHVAQLLRKVRARDRVALVVAAYTTGFVTPAAARPRLRCTAQRGHTPRR, translated from the coding sequence ATGACCATCACCGCCATCGACCGACGCCGCGAATCACCACCCGGGTGGGGCGCTGTGCTCTCACCGCGCGAGACCGAGGTCCTGCGCCTCATCGCGCAGGGGCGGACCAACGCCGAGATCGCCGCCGACCTGTTCATCTCCGTCCCGACGGTCAAGACGCACGTGGCTCAGCTGCTGCGCAAGGTCCGAGCGCGCGACCGGGTCGCGCTCGTGGTCGCGGCCTACACGACCGGCTTCGTGACGCCGGCGGCCGCCCGGCCGCGCCTGCGGTGCACGGCGCAGCGCGGGCACACCCCCCGACGCTGA
- a CDS encoding LuxR family transcriptional regulator: MRELLGRATELESFAELLGGPEGALLVHGEAGVGKTALTARALAATPHRVGGALGTLAWLPFLSLRRALPELPDETWTGDPDYVATAIEAAMGSSVLVVEDAQWADPATLEVLEQLVGRVRLVVTARRGDPAAAQVVTRLDKAGAARLDLEPLGRDAARALVAAVRGGLTDAEVDELVERSGGNPLFIEELGVDGGTASLELALLARCRDLPEAQLEGVALLALAGRPVPATDVPDVPGLLDSGLVVVDADGGARIRHALIGEVIGDLVSSERRVRCHRTLARLSDHPGDVAHHLLAAGDRGEAHAAALRAVEQSATPGERWRHLVTAAESADGDDATELRIRAAEAACTAAEPERAGQLLEGLEVAGPHGAALALARATQAFQIGDWDRYPVEIAAGRALARPGSREEAQLLNREAAAALIMDNDARAALALAREAIDLAARSGTSSAGAKGMAASALADLEEPGWRELFEESLVEARAEGDAYRELSVLLNYTISLTAAGDLDEALAQVDRHQRRARELRLLKKAHNSAVTGLVVALYRGDLASVVEEGSRMLAEALAPGDRYDVISTIGFAQAELGHTREALAAADALKDRVSHLSNHHGVRLHAFALGGQPERAVAEWEPFTSAGGNDTYAITGAAPVVAWAAYDGGLPPPPRPESLAGGLFAGTGPELDGIDALRSQQYDAARGHFDRAGELHGQRRSAVWMCRWAAAEATRLGGDTGSAEAELRAVLTAAREDGLAPLVARCERSLRAAGVHQGARRTAEGALLSAREQEVVDLVAEGLTDREIATRLALAHRTVQTHLASARRKLGADNRSHLVAILTGST; the protein is encoded by the coding sequence ATGAGGGAGCTCCTGGGGAGAGCAACCGAGCTGGAGTCGTTCGCCGAGCTGCTCGGTGGACCCGAGGGTGCGCTGCTCGTCCACGGCGAGGCCGGGGTGGGGAAGACCGCGCTCACCGCCCGTGCCCTCGCCGCCACGCCCCACCGCGTCGGCGGGGCCCTCGGCACCTTGGCGTGGCTGCCGTTCCTGTCCCTGCGACGGGCGCTCCCCGAGCTGCCCGACGAGACCTGGACCGGCGACCCCGACTACGTCGCGACGGCGATCGAGGCCGCCATGGGGTCCTCGGTGCTGGTCGTCGAGGACGCCCAGTGGGCCGACCCCGCGACCTTGGAGGTGCTGGAGCAGCTGGTCGGCCGGGTCCGGCTCGTCGTCACCGCGCGGCGCGGCGACCCGGCGGCCGCCCAGGTCGTGACGCGGCTCGACAAGGCGGGCGCCGCCCGGCTCGACCTCGAGCCCTTGGGACGCGACGCCGCCCGGGCCCTGGTCGCGGCGGTCCGCGGCGGCCTCACCGACGCCGAGGTCGACGAGCTGGTGGAGCGCAGCGGCGGCAACCCGCTGTTCATCGAGGAGCTCGGCGTGGACGGGGGGACGGCCAGCCTGGAGCTCGCGCTGCTGGCGCGGTGCCGTGACCTGCCGGAGGCGCAGCTGGAGGGGGTCGCGCTGCTGGCGCTGGCGGGACGGCCGGTTCCGGCCACCGACGTGCCCGACGTGCCGGGCCTCCTCGACTCCGGGCTCGTGGTCGTCGATGCCGACGGCGGCGCCCGGATCCGGCACGCCCTCATCGGCGAGGTCATCGGCGACCTGGTGTCGTCGGAGCGGCGGGTGCGGTGCCACCGCACGCTCGCCCGGCTGAGCGACCACCCCGGTGATGTCGCGCACCACCTGCTCGCCGCCGGCGACCGGGGCGAGGCCCACGCCGCCGCCCTGCGTGCGGTGGAGCAGTCAGCCACCCCCGGGGAGAGGTGGCGCCACCTCGTCACCGCCGCCGAGTCGGCCGACGGGGACGACGCGACCGAGCTGCGGATCCGGGCCGCGGAGGCCGCGTGCACCGCCGCCGAGCCCGAGCGTGCCGGCCAGCTCCTCGAGGGCCTCGAGGTCGCCGGCCCCCACGGCGCCGCGCTCGCCCTGGCGAGGGCGACGCAGGCGTTCCAGATCGGCGACTGGGACCGCTACCCGGTCGAGATCGCCGCCGGTCGTGCCCTGGCGCGGCCCGGGTCCCGGGAGGAGGCGCAGCTGCTCAACCGGGAGGCGGCGGCGGCGCTGATCATGGACAACGACGCGCGTGCCGCGCTGGCGCTGGCCCGCGAGGCGATCGACCTCGCCGCGCGGTCGGGGACCAGCTCGGCCGGCGCCAAGGGCATGGCGGCGTCCGCGCTGGCAGACCTCGAGGAGCCGGGATGGCGCGAGCTCTTCGAGGAGTCGCTGGTCGAGGCCCGGGCGGAGGGCGACGCCTACCGCGAGCTCAGCGTCCTGCTCAACTACACGATCTCGCTGACCGCGGCCGGCGACCTCGACGAGGCCCTGGCGCAGGTCGATCGCCACCAGCGCCGGGCCCGCGAGCTGCGGCTGCTCAAGAAGGCGCACAACTCGGCCGTGACGGGGCTGGTGGTCGCGCTCTACCGCGGAGACCTGGCGTCCGTGGTCGAGGAGGGCTCCAGGATGCTCGCCGAGGCGCTCGCCCCCGGCGACCGCTACGACGTCATCTCCACCATCGGCTTCGCCCAGGCCGAGCTGGGGCACACCCGGGAGGCGCTCGCCGCCGCCGACGCGCTCAAGGACCGGGTCAGCCACCTGTCCAACCACCACGGCGTGCGCCTCCACGCGTTCGCGCTGGGCGGGCAGCCCGAGCGGGCCGTCGCCGAGTGGGAGCCCTTCACCTCGGCCGGCGGCAACGACACCTATGCCATCACCGGCGCGGCGCCGGTCGTCGCGTGGGCGGCGTACGACGGTGGGCTCCCCCCTCCGCCGCGCCCCGAGTCGCTGGCGGGCGGCCTGTTCGCCGGGACGGGGCCGGAGCTCGACGGGATCGACGCGCTCCGCTCCCAGCAGTACGACGCCGCCCGCGGCCACTTCGACCGAGCCGGTGAGCTGCACGGCCAGCGGCGGTCCGCGGTCTGGATGTGTCGCTGGGCGGCGGCGGAGGCCACGCGGCTGGGCGGGGACACGGGCTCGGCCGAGGCCGAGCTGCGTGCCGTCCTCACCGCCGCCCGGGAGGACGGACTGGCGCCGTTGGTCGCCCGGTGCGAGAGGTCCCTCCGTGCCGCCGGCGTCCACCAGGGGGCCCGACGCACCGCCGAGGGTGCCCTGCTGAGCGCCCGCGAGCAGGAGGTCGTCGACCTCGTCGCGGAGGGCCTGACCGACCGGGAGATCGCCACCCGCCTCGCCCTGGCCCACCGCACCGTCCAGACCCACCTCGCCAGCGCCCGGAGGAAGCTCGGCGCCGACAACCGGAGCCACCTCGTCGCGATCCTGACCGGCTCGACGTGA
- a CDS encoding ABC transporter permease subunit, which yields MTDTTLTAPTVAGVAGRSVRAATPIPTTRLVAVELRKMFDTRAGFWLVAGIGIVSLLATAAVLVFAPRAELTYETFASAIGAPMSILLPVVAILALTSEWSQRSGLTTFTLVPHRGRVIAAKAVAVLGVAVASMLLAAAVGALGNVVGTAIAGVDTTWNVSLAEFGQIVLANVIGMGIGFMLAVLLRSSAGAIVGYFVYTALLPTISSALASTQDWWRDNGAWIDVNYATSALYSDSMTGEQWAQLGVTTLVWLWIPLALGLRAVLRAEVK from the coding sequence ATGACCGACACGACCCTCACTGCGCCCACTGTCGCCGGCGTCGCCGGGCGATCTGTGCGGGCCGCGACCCCGATCCCGACGACCCGGCTCGTGGCGGTCGAGCTGCGCAAGATGTTCGACACCCGCGCCGGCTTCTGGCTGGTGGCCGGGATCGGCATCGTCTCGCTGCTCGCCACGGCCGCCGTCCTGGTCTTCGCCCCCCGCGCCGAGCTGACCTACGAGACGTTCGCGTCGGCCATCGGCGCGCCGATGTCCATCCTGCTGCCGGTGGTCGCCATCCTCGCGCTCACCAGCGAGTGGAGCCAGCGCAGCGGGTTGACGACCTTCACCCTGGTCCCGCACCGCGGACGCGTCATCGCCGCCAAGGCGGTCGCCGTCCTCGGCGTCGCCGTCGCGTCGATGCTCCTGGCTGCGGCCGTCGGCGCCCTGGGCAACGTCGTGGGCACCGCGATCGCCGGGGTCGACACGACCTGGAACGTCTCGCTCGCCGAGTTCGGGCAGATCGTGCTGGCCAACGTGATCGGCATGGGCATCGGCTTCATGCTCGCCGTGCTGCTGCGCAGCTCCGCCGGTGCGATCGTCGGCTACTTCGTCTACACCGCCCTGCTCCCCACGATCAGCAGTGCGCTCGCCTCCACCCAGGACTGGTGGCGCGACAACGGCGCGTGGATCGACGTCAACTACGCCACCTCGGCGCTCTACAGCGACTCGATGACGGGTGAGCAGTGGGCCCAGCTCGGCGTGACGACCCTGGTGTGGCTCTGGATCCCGCTGGCCCTCGGGCTGCGCGCGGTCCTGCGTGCCGAGGTGAAGTAG